A single window of Haladaptatus paucihalophilus DX253 DNA harbors:
- a CDS encoding orc1/cdc6 family replication initiation protein — MPTSDDPFADVTNLFTNRDALTIDYQPDNVVERDDEISKLANALNAVRNGWSPDNIFIYGKTGVGKTVVTRHVLSKLQQHVDISTVRVTCSSQSSYQTAIKTVNNLRQGTDRPPLPMTGHATQAIFDALYGELNDRGDPAIIVLDEVDSLGSDDKLLYELPRAKDNDHLDDDVTLGVIGISNDFTYRRNLSPKVKDSLAEKEIHFQPYSASELQAILQSRADVGVTDDVLEDGVIPLCAAYSSQEHGSARQAIELLREAVDLASQQGHMTVGEEEVRDARGLVEKNQIRDAIGSLTDHGLFALIALSYETEDSTGVRGKTIYGQYRRLSEMNGRDPLSYDRLRDQLDELSLGGFAEKTVQNKGEAGGRYNEYQCQYPYDVVIDAVSDHRDWAVFDI, encoded by the coding sequence ATGCCAACAAGTGACGACCCGTTTGCCGACGTCACTAACCTCTTCACCAACCGTGACGCTCTCACGATCGATTATCAACCGGACAACGTTGTCGAAAGAGACGACGAAATTAGCAAACTTGCGAATGCTCTCAACGCTGTTCGTAACGGTTGGTCGCCAGACAATATTTTCATCTATGGCAAAACTGGAGTCGGCAAAACTGTCGTCACTCGCCATGTCTTGAGTAAACTCCAGCAACACGTCGATATTTCCACCGTCCGTGTCACTTGCAGTTCTCAATCTTCATATCAGACCGCTATTAAGACCGTAAACAACCTCCGTCAAGGTACTGATCGCCCTCCGCTCCCGATGACCGGACATGCCACACAAGCCATTTTTGATGCGCTCTATGGCGAGTTAAACGATCGTGGCGACCCAGCGATCATCGTTTTAGATGAAGTAGACTCGCTTGGCAGTGATGACAAACTCCTCTATGAACTCCCGCGAGCAAAGGATAACGACCATCTTGACGACGATGTTACCCTTGGTGTCATCGGTATCTCGAATGATTTTACCTATCGTCGAAACCTCTCACCGAAAGTCAAAGATTCGCTCGCGGAGAAAGAGATCCACTTCCAGCCCTATTCGGCAAGTGAACTTCAAGCTATTCTCCAGAGCCGTGCCGATGTCGGAGTCACCGACGATGTCCTCGAAGATGGTGTAATCCCGCTCTGTGCTGCCTACTCGTCGCAAGAACACGGTAGTGCTCGCCAAGCAATCGAACTTCTCCGGGAAGCCGTTGATCTTGCCAGTCAACAGGGACACATGACCGTTGGTGAAGAAGAAGTTCGAGATGCTCGTGGATTGGTTGAGAAGAATCAAATCCGAGATGCTATCGGGAGTCTCACCGACCATGGGCTCTTTGCATTGATTGCGTTGAGTTACGAAACAGAAGACAGCACAGGAGTTCGTGGCAAAACAATCTATGGCCAATATCGACGACTTTCCGAAATGAATGGCCGTGATCCTCTTTCATATGATCGCCTTCGTGATCAGCTTGATGAGCTTTCACTGGGTGGATTTGCCGAAAAGACAGTACAGAACAAAGGTGAAGCAGGAGGACGGTATAACGAATATCAGTGTCAATATCCATATGACGTAGTGATTGATGCTGTGAGTGACCATCGTGATTGGGCTGTTTTCGACATCTGA
- a CDS encoding transcriptional regulator FilR1 domain-containing protein, with the protein MKTTAGDATMTTMDYRATNPLSGEELVIREVINETVDTTRHIVLRSVQTLSEPIVQDIHDETDIVRQSISNHLAALSDRGFVNRHNEGIEMTGGGILFLDIIDTCLTTIPRQELAYCTRSDHPVPVLAAVSSKQVHVTELRTELDDPPSDSTLRRVLQHFAENGWVEKTSGEYQITATGEQVLAEYDELAASLTQLIEKAPWFQRLPPEDATVPIQALTDADLVVSNPSSPSSVLATALSLYDRNIDRFRGLCSIYNSVLFKTYSTMHKLNIGPEFEAILDRPTFMKAVESTDSRYVVDESDDPNYDPLVLDRSHTLGIGIYDSRKVAIGAYNKSGKGQHIAMIVSTNEQVVDWATDLYKSYRAEAKRPSEIEPILP; encoded by the coding sequence ATGAAAACTACTGCCGGAGATGCTACTATGACTACTATGGACTACCGAGCGACAAATCCACTCTCCGGAGAAGAGCTTGTCATTCGGGAAGTCATTAATGAGACTGTCGATACAACTCGTCATATTGTACTTCGTAGCGTCCAGACGCTTTCGGAGCCGATCGTCCAGGACATTCATGACGAAACAGATATTGTTCGGCAGTCGATCTCAAATCATCTTGCAGCTCTTAGCGATCGTGGATTTGTGAATCGGCATAACGAGGGAATCGAGATGACTGGTGGTGGTATTCTGTTTCTTGATATCATCGACACGTGCCTTACCACAATTCCGCGGCAGGAATTGGCATATTGCACTCGGTCAGACCATCCAGTACCAGTTTTGGCAGCGGTTTCGAGCAAGCAAGTCCATGTAACCGAACTTCGCACAGAACTTGATGATCCACCCTCAGATTCGACACTCAGACGTGTTTTACAGCATTTCGCTGAGAACGGCTGGGTCGAAAAGACCAGTGGTGAGTATCAAATCACAGCCACCGGAGAGCAAGTACTGGCTGAGTATGATGAGTTGGCAGCATCGCTCACGCAACTCATCGAAAAGGCCCCATGGTTTCAGCGGCTGCCACCGGAAGATGCTACTGTTCCAATCCAAGCACTCACTGATGCTGATTTAGTTGTCTCAAACCCGAGTAGTCCATCATCGGTGCTTGCAACCGCACTCTCCCTCTATGACCGGAATATTGATCGGTTTCGTGGTCTCTGCTCTATTTACAACTCTGTCTTATTCAAAACCTACTCAACTATGCATAAGCTAAATATCGGGCCAGAATTTGAAGCCATCCTTGACCGGCCAACCTTCATGAAGGCCGTTGAATCAACGGACTCTCGATATGTGGTTGATGAATCAGATGATCCAAACTATGATCCACTTGTTCTTGATCGGTCTCATACGCTTGGCATCGGGATTTATGATTCTCGAAAGGTAGCGATTGGCGCATACAATAAATCCGGCAAAGGGCAACACATTGCAATGATCGTCAGTACAAACGAACAAGTTGTCGATTGGGCAACTGATCTCTATAAATCGTATCGTGCAGAGGCAAAACGACCTTCTGAAATCGAACCAATCCTTCCGTAA
- a CDS encoding cytochrome P450 codes for MKSDLRQPPTPDGHPFIGHTIDFAQSPFDFVDRAIEECGDVYRMKLPSTQVFVLAHPDYFTQALVTEIDAFGKSDDFQTAFGNGVIATEGDQWRRQRGVLQPFFTRKQVGKYSDQMVKATQQRVDTWLDREILDMETEMKNLTLEVLFATLFGRELQPGEGDDLRTAADGLHGWFAPTSWLLPNWVPTLSRHSFKNSKERLRTEIQQLLTEQRTSDANGGSHSETLLSKLHNARNGTGQNQLSQQEVEGMMITMIFAGYETTASALAFAWYALATHPDLQEAFHDEVDTVLDGDSPTQADIDELELTRRILKETMRLYPPIHTIPRKTTRTVDVNGYQLPANEEVHLGILAVHRDERFYDDPLSFQPDRWESDLEDELPEHAYMPFGGGRRACVGREFALLEATLVLATIGQDWEFEWKGKDELAVEPGLTLQTQGGLPMWLKRR; via the coding sequence ATGAAATCAGATCTTCGCCAACCGCCAACTCCCGATGGCCACCCATTTATTGGCCACACCATCGACTTCGCCCAGAGTCCATTCGATTTTGTTGATCGAGCGATCGAAGAGTGTGGCGACGTCTACCGAATGAAACTCCCGAGTACGCAGGTCTTCGTTTTGGCTCATCCGGACTACTTTACACAGGCTCTCGTGACCGAGATCGATGCCTTCGGGAAGAGCGACGATTTTCAGACTGCATTTGGGAACGGGGTGATTGCGACGGAAGGTGACCAGTGGCGTCGGCAGCGAGGCGTGCTTCAACCGTTCTTTACCAGAAAGCAGGTCGGAAAATACAGTGATCAGATGGTCAAGGCGACACAGCAACGCGTCGATACATGGTTGGATCGAGAAATTCTCGACATGGAAACCGAAATGAAGAATCTTACATTAGAAGTGCTGTTCGCTACCTTATTTGGACGAGAACTCCAACCGGGCGAAGGCGACGACCTTCGAACCGCAGCCGATGGCCTTCACGGATGGTTCGCTCCGACATCGTGGTTATTACCGAACTGGGTACCAACTCTGTCACGACACAGTTTCAAAAACTCAAAGGAACGACTTCGTACCGAAATTCAGCAACTACTGACAGAACAGCGCACGTCTGATGCGAACGGGGGATCTCACTCAGAAACGCTCCTCTCGAAACTCCACAACGCACGCAATGGGACTGGTCAAAACCAGTTGAGTCAGCAAGAAGTTGAGGGGATGATGATTACGATGATTTTCGCGGGGTATGAAACGACTGCCTCGGCACTCGCGTTTGCGTGGTACGCACTTGCGACACATCCCGATCTCCAAGAGGCGTTTCACGACGAAGTTGATACTGTTCTGGATGGTGATTCGCCTACTCAAGCAGATATTGATGAGTTGGAACTCACGCGTCGAATTCTCAAAGAAACAATGCGGCTCTATCCGCCGATACACACTATTCCTCGTAAAACAACTCGAACGGTTGATGTAAACGGCTATCAGCTGCCCGCTAATGAAGAAGTACATCTGGGTATTCTCGCTGTCCATCGTGACGAACGGTTCTACGATGATCCGCTTTCGTTCCAGCCGGATCGATGGGAATCAGATTTAGAAGATGAGCTTCCAGAGCATGCCTACATGCCGTTTGGTGGGGGCCGCCGGGCGTGTGTTGGCCGTGAATTTGCCTTGCTCGAAGCGACACTCGTGCTCGCGACAATCGGACAAGACTGGGAATTTGAGTGGAAGGGAAAAGATGAGCTAGCGGTTGAACCCGGACTCACACTCCAGACTCAAGGTGGTTTGCCGATGTGGCTGAAACGACGATAA
- a CDS encoding geranylgeranylglycerol-phosphate geranylgeranyltransferase, whose product MSHAERVGGLIELTRPGNAIASGVLTFTGAFVAEGSGILSHLGATSAATLTTILATGAGMAINDYFDRDIDRINNPERPIPRGAVAPRTVLGFSLVMFAVAAGFALTLPPLAMGIAIVNLVALVTYTEFFKGLPGVGNLLVSYLGGSTFLFGAAAVGQLSPAVGVLFLLAALSTFAREVIKDVEDLAGDREEGLNTLPISIGQRPALLIAMAVLLIAMVASPVPYFIGTFGMAYLVLVAPAVFVMLYSGYRSFDDPTGGQSLLKFGMYFSAVAFIGGRLTLLL is encoded by the coding sequence GTGTCGCATGCAGAGCGGGTCGGTGGACTCATCGAACTTACTCGGCCAGGGAATGCGATTGCCTCCGGCGTGCTGACGTTCACGGGCGCGTTCGTTGCGGAAGGCAGTGGAATACTTTCACACCTCGGCGCAACCAGTGCCGCCACCCTCACAACGATTCTCGCGACAGGGGCAGGAATGGCCATCAACGACTACTTTGACCGAGATATTGATCGGATCAACAACCCTGAGCGACCAATCCCACGTGGCGCAGTAGCCCCAAGAACAGTACTTGGCTTCAGTCTCGTCATGTTTGCCGTCGCTGCTGGATTCGCTCTCACACTTCCACCGCTAGCGATGGGAATTGCGATAGTGAATCTCGTTGCGCTCGTCACTTATACGGAGTTCTTCAAAGGGCTGCCGGGTGTCGGGAACCTACTTGTGTCGTATCTTGGTGGGAGTACGTTTCTCTTTGGTGCCGCTGCTGTTGGGCAGCTGAGTCCCGCCGTGGGTGTACTCTTTCTCTTAGCAGCGCTGTCGACGTTCGCACGTGAAGTGATTAAGGACGTTGAAGATCTTGCTGGAGACCGAGAAGAAGGGCTTAATACACTCCCGATTTCCATTGGGCAACGTCCCGCACTATTGATCGCGATGGCGGTGCTGCTGATCGCGATGGTTGCAAGTCCGGTGCCGTATTTCATTGGAACGTTTGGGATGGCGTATCTTGTACTGGTTGCACCAGCAGTGTTCGTGATGCTTTACTCCGGATATCGGAGCTTCGACGACCCAACGGGTGGCCAGTCGTTATTGAAATTTGGAATGTACTTCTCGGCAGTAGCCTTCATCGGTGGCCGTCTGACACTCCTTCTGTGA
- a CDS encoding helix-turn-helix domain-containing protein, with protein MDQSGYEMTRREGRADIRDVDVSERVQAFQQLLAENSKIELTDAMATICGINEAEFRVYLTVLDHPHCSIAEIVDVLDRDSSTVGKQLKPLLEQDLVERYPRTVDNGGIKYLYEAQSLPETKQWLQHELDAWTDAVLSQFSRLRVN; from the coding sequence ATGGATCAGTCTGGCTACGAGATGACACGAAGGGAAGGACGCGCTGATATACGAGATGTGGACGTATCCGAACGAGTCCAAGCATTTCAGCAACTACTGGCAGAGAACTCTAAGATAGAGCTGACAGATGCGATGGCTACCATTTGTGGCATCAACGAAGCCGAGTTTCGGGTGTATCTGACGGTTCTCGACCATCCACACTGCTCAATTGCTGAAATTGTTGATGTTCTCGACCGCGACTCGAGTACAGTTGGCAAGCAGTTGAAACCGCTGCTTGAACAGGATCTTGTTGAGCGATATCCGCGAACGGTGGACAATGGGGGTATCAAGTACCTCTACGAGGCACAGTCACTCCCGGAAACCAAACAGTGGCTCCAGCACGAGTTGGATGCCTGGACAGATGCGGTTCTGTCTCAATTTTCGCGTCTTCGCGTCAACTGA